Proteins from a genomic interval of Arthrobacter sp. CAN_C5:
- a CDS encoding MFS transporter, with translation MSGIDRDRPRGGLAAMCVAQTTSWGLLYYSLPVALVPIGADTGWSVAAMTAAFSAGLIVSAIVGVRVGRALDRTGPRLLMSTGSVIGVVALLLVGGAPNFAVFAAAWLVAGFAQAAVFYQPAFVVITRWYGPDRVRALTVLTLVAGFASTIFAPVTAALVDGLGWRGAYVVLAGILAVVTIPLHWFFLNARWSPATVSPASTEPPQHARTVSGSWPFRFLQTTMALSTLALYAVTFNLIALFLERGVSYQSAAVAFGLIGVGQVIGRVAYSALPLSTTAVQRTVVLAAGGAGCVWALALVPGPPALLVVVAVVAGMVRGCNTLLQATAVSDRWGTRNFGALQGAFAAPVTAVGALAPAAGPALASVLGGYPVMAMVMAVLATVSVITAARTGATMGRSGQ, from the coding sequence GTGAGCGGTATTGATCGGGACCGACCCCGTGGAGGGCTGGCGGCCATGTGCGTCGCGCAGACGACGAGCTGGGGCCTGCTCTATTACTCGTTGCCGGTGGCCCTTGTTCCGATTGGCGCGGACACGGGGTGGTCTGTTGCCGCGATGACGGCCGCGTTCTCCGCGGGCCTGATCGTTTCCGCGATTGTCGGCGTGCGGGTGGGACGCGCCCTTGACCGCACCGGGCCGAGGCTGCTCATGAGCACCGGCAGCGTCATCGGCGTCGTGGCGTTGCTTCTGGTGGGCGGTGCCCCCAATTTTGCGGTGTTCGCGGCCGCGTGGCTGGTGGCGGGATTCGCCCAGGCTGCTGTGTTCTATCAGCCGGCGTTCGTGGTCATTACCCGCTGGTACGGTCCGGACCGGGTGCGCGCATTGACGGTTCTGACCTTAGTGGCTGGGTTTGCGTCAACGATCTTCGCCCCGGTCACCGCCGCCCTGGTCGATGGTCTGGGATGGCGCGGCGCCTATGTTGTTCTGGCCGGGATCCTGGCTGTGGTCACGATTCCGCTGCACTGGTTTTTCCTCAACGCCCGCTGGTCCCCAGCGACGGTTTCCCCGGCCAGCACGGAGCCGCCCCAGCACGCCCGGACGGTGTCCGGAAGCTGGCCGTTCCGGTTCCTTCAAACCACGATGGCCCTGTCGACGCTTGCCCTATATGCGGTGACGTTCAATTTGATTGCACTGTTCCTCGAGCGCGGGGTGAGTTACCAGAGTGCGGCGGTGGCCTTCGGTCTTATCGGGGTCGGCCAGGTGATCGGCAGGGTCGCCTATTCCGCCCTGCCCTTGAGCACCACCGCCGTGCAGCGGACCGTAGTTCTTGCAGCGGGCGGGGCTGGATGCGTGTGGGCACTGGCCTTGGTTCCGGGTCCGCCGGCCCTGCTGGTCGTTGTGGCTGTGGTGGCAGGGATGGTGCGCGGGTGCAACACGCTCCTGCAGGCCACGGCGGTGTCAGACCGGTGGGGAACACGGAACTTCGGTGCCCTGCAGGGCGCCTTTGCGGCCCCGGTGACCGCGGTCGGAGCGCTGGCTCCGGCCGCGGGCCCCGCCCTGGCATCCGTGCTCGGGGGCTACCCCGTCATGGCGATGGTGATGGCCGTGCTCGCCACGGTCAGTGTCATCACCGCTGCCCGCACCGGGGCAACCATGGGCCGCTCCGGTCAGTAA
- a CDS encoding helix-turn-helix transcriptional regulator, whose product MTTIPQSGPADLAANEATGPAQNGELEEARCCVASGSPALTPGRAEELAKQFKAIADPHRLRLVSLISSSTAHEACVCDLTEPLDLGQPTVSHHLKILVDAGILRREKRGVWAYYSVVPGALDFLAGVLTETR is encoded by the coding sequence ATGACAACGATCCCTCAGTCCGGACCAGCGGACCTGGCAGCGAACGAAGCGACGGGTCCTGCCCAGAATGGCGAGCTCGAAGAGGCCCGCTGCTGCGTGGCGTCCGGGTCTCCTGCGCTGACGCCAGGCCGGGCCGAGGAGCTGGCCAAACAGTTCAAGGCAATCGCTGACCCCCACCGGCTGCGCCTGGTATCCCTGATCTCCTCCAGCACCGCACACGAAGCCTGTGTGTGCGACCTGACCGAACCGCTGGACCTGGGGCAGCCGACGGTGTCCCACCACCTGAAGATCCTCGTCGACGCGGGTATCCTTCGCCGCGAGAAGCGCGGCGTCTGGGCGTACTATTCCGTTGTGCCCGGAGCCCTGGACTTCCTCGCCGGCGTCCTCACCGAAACCCGGTAG